One part of the Neoarius graeffei isolate fNeoGra1 chromosome 2, fNeoGra1.pri, whole genome shotgun sequence genome encodes these proteins:
- the LOC132879518 gene encoding E3 ubiquitin/ISG15 ligase TRIM25-like produces the protein MAEASISVDQLSVDQFMCPVCLDLLKDPVTIPCGHSFCKVCINGCWDQEDQKGVYSCPQCRDTFTTRPVLRRNNMLDEVVEKLKKTEVQAASPAHCYAGPGDVECDFCTGRKHKAVKSCLICLASYCETHLKPHLEVPVLKKHTLIEASAKLQEKICSEHNKLIEIYCRTDQTCICYLCTMDHHKGHDTITASAERAEKQSELKEEQMKSQQRIQEKQKKVQELKQAVNTIKLSAQTAVEDSERIFTELISSMEKKRWEVTELIRDQEKAELSRAERLLEQLEQEIADLQRRVTELEQLSHTHDHIHFLQVLASGCRSPPLERPSFHTSSVTVHQHLSFDGVRNSLSDLKKRLEEFCEEEFNKIPPHGKRSCSCWRNTVMCYFLAMLLLSFLQTLYSPDTLN, from the exons atggctgaggccagtatttcagtagatcagctttctgtggaccagttcatgtgtccagtgtgtctggatctcctgaaggatccggtgactatcccctgtggtcacagtttctgtaaggtgtgtattaatggctgctgggatcaggaggatcagaagggcgtctacagctgtcctcagtgcagagacactttcacaacaaggcctgttctacgcagaaacaacatgctggatgaagtggtggagaaactgaagaagactgaagtccaagctgcttctcctgctcactgttacgctggacctggagatgtggagtgtgatttctgcaccgggagaaaacacaaagccgttAAGTCCTGTCTGATATGTTTGGCTTCTTattgtgaaactcatctgaaacctcatcttgaagttcctgttttgaaaaaacacacattaattgaagcctcagcaaaactccaagagaagatctgctctgaacataacaagctgattgagatctactgccgtactgatcaaacctgcatctgttatttgtgtacgATGGATCATCACAAAGGTCACGACACCATCACAGCCTcagcagaaagagctgagaaacag agtgagttaaaggaggagcagatgaaatcccagcagagaatccaggagaagcagaagaaggtgcaggagctgaaacaggctgtgaacactataaag ctcagtgcacagacagcagtggaggacagtgagaggatctttactgagctgatcagctccatggagaaaaagcgctgggaggtgacggagctgatcagagatcaggagaaggctgaactgagtcgagctgaacgactcctggagcaactggagcaggagattgctgatcttcagaggagagtcactgagctggagcagctttcacacacacacgatcacatccatttcctccag gttttagcttctggatGTCGCTCTCCTCCATTGGAAAGACCATCATTTCacacatccagcgtcactgtccatcaacatctctcatttgatggagtgaggaattctctctcagatctgaaaaagagactcgaggaattctgtgaggaggaattcaacaaaatccctccacatggtaagaggagctgttcctgctggagaaacacagtgatgtgttatttcttagcgatgctcctgctttcttttctgcagacactttattcacccgacactttgaactaa